A single genomic interval of Vibrio maritimus harbors:
- a CDS encoding methyl-accepting chemotaxis protein — protein MKFSHKIVSASAALLLVTVSTLGITQLITVRSELQSHIDTSINELTTGVKNTITYDLNAKRDMASAVTESLEIDPLNNDYVEDIITTSTLKSNFQAVGVGYESNGSLISNDGWVPDSSYDSRARPWYKEAKAANSTIITDPYVDSSTNNVIISLGSALNDESGRFVGSVVFDVTLTTLADLVNQTNLFNAGYLFVVTDKGMTIAHPDASLNGQPVAKFVPGIQLTQGTQELQINGKDYQVNLIQVPNENWYVGAIIDKDVAFAAIGKMRNQSIMFILVGVIVSVIALTLLIQFLMRPLTDLNAAIQDVANGDGDLTHRLDTDTDAEFAELAKGFNTFTANLQQQIIQSKEISTKILALTQQTTEGAKHSAVAMNTQLQELEQLATAMNEMASTSSEVANNAQGAASAAQAADTATQEGSEVVLDTTSAITNLSMSIEEAVIEVQGLESATDNIETILKVINDIADQTNLLALNAAIEAARAGESGRGFAVVADEVRTLAQRTQESTTEIRSMIEQLQAGAHSVSSAMSQSKESATMAVDRAQSANDALERIRQSIAQISDMNMQIAAAAEEQSLVAEEINANTIKIKDLSEQVSDAANGANTAMTEQFDNVHQQEAILNRFKV, from the coding sequence ATGAAATTTAGTCACAAAATCGTTTCCGCTTCAGCGGCTTTGCTACTCGTTACCGTTTCAACCCTTGGGATTACCCAGTTGATCACGGTGCGTAGCGAACTTCAAAGTCACATTGACACTAGCATCAACGAGTTAACCACGGGCGTTAAAAACACTATCACTTATGACCTAAACGCCAAGCGCGATATGGCAAGTGCCGTTACAGAGTCATTGGAAATTGACCCTCTGAATAACGACTACGTGGAAGACATCATTACCACCTCAACACTGAAGTCTAACTTCCAAGCGGTAGGTGTGGGCTATGAATCAAATGGTTCGCTAATCAGTAACGATGGATGGGTACCAGATAGCAGCTATGACTCACGTGCGCGCCCTTGGTATAAAGAAGCTAAGGCAGCCAACAGCACAATCATTACCGACCCTTATGTAGATTCATCGACTAACAATGTCATCATCTCGTTGGGCTCAGCGCTTAACGACGAATCCGGTCGTTTTGTAGGTAGCGTTGTGTTTGACGTCACCTTGACCACACTCGCTGACCTAGTAAACCAAACTAACCTTTTCAACGCAGGTTACTTGTTTGTGGTGACGGATAAAGGCATGACGATTGCTCACCCAGACGCAAGCCTTAACGGTCAACCTGTAGCTAAGTTCGTTCCTGGCATTCAGCTCACGCAAGGTACTCAAGAACTTCAAATTAATGGTAAAGATTACCAAGTAAACCTCATTCAAGTTCCTAATGAGAATTGGTACGTGGGCGCGATCATCGATAAAGATGTCGCCTTTGCAGCCATTGGTAAAATGCGTAATCAGTCCATCATGTTTATCTTGGTAGGCGTGATTGTCAGCGTTATTGCTCTGACGCTTCTCATCCAATTCCTGATGCGTCCTTTAACAGATCTGAACGCTGCGATTCAAGACGTTGCAAACGGCGACGGAGACCTAACACATCGCCTAGACACAGACACGGACGCAGAGTTTGCAGAACTCGCGAAAGGCTTTAACACCTTCACCGCAAACCTTCAGCAGCAAATCATTCAGTCGAAAGAGATTTCAACCAAGATCCTAGCGCTCACACAGCAAACAACGGAAGGCGCTAAACACTCAGCAGTTGCAATGAATACCCAGCTTCAGGAACTTGAGCAACTTGCGACCGCAATGAATGAAATGGCGAGTACCTCATCAGAAGTCGCTAACAATGCTCAAGGTGCAGCAAGTGCCGCGCAAGCCGCAGACACTGCGACTCAAGAAGGCTCTGAGGTAGTGCTTGATACCACATCGGCTATCACTAATCTCTCTATGAGTATTGAAGAAGCAGTTATCGAGGTTCAAGGGCTAGAGTCAGCAACAGACAACATTGAAACCATTCTTAAGGTTATCAATGACATTGCAGACCAGACAAACCTACTCGCTCTAAACGCAGCCATTGAAGCTGCACGTGCTGGTGAATCAGGTCGCGGTTTCGCAGTGGTCGCCGACGAAGTTCGTACTCTAGCTCAGCGCACTCAAGAGTCAACAACAGAAATTCGCAGCATGATTGAGCAGCTTCAGGCAGGCGCACACTCTGTTTCTAGCGCTATGTCTCAAAGTAAGGAAAGCGCCACAATGGCCGTCGATCGTGCGCAAAGTGCTAATGATGCGCTAGAACGTATTCGTCAATCTATCGCACAGATTTCTGATATGAACATGCAAATTGCCGCAGCAGCAGAAGAGCAAAGCTTGGTTGCCGAAGAGATCAACGCCAACACCATCAAGATCAAAGATCTAAGTGAACAAGTATCTGATGCCGCTAATGGCGCGAACACGGCAATGACTGAGCAGTTTGATAACGTTCACCAGCAAGAAGCGATCCTAAACCGCTTCAAGGTATAA